In Devosia litorisediminis, one genomic interval encodes:
- a CDS encoding NlpC/P60 family protein, whose protein sequence is MNPDAVVTAARAFLGTPYRHQAATIGAGCDCLGLLRGVWRALYGSEPMAVPPYRADLRDPLNAGALRVAAEALLLVEHGTLGTGQVVLFRLAGHEPKHCGILISPTRFIHAQERLGVVEANLTEAWARRVAGRFRFPGCLAED, encoded by the coding sequence GTGAACCCCGATGCGGTGGTCACGGCAGCGCGCGCCTTTCTGGGCACGCCCTATCGGCATCAGGCGGCGACAATTGGGGCAGGGTGCGATTGCCTGGGCCTGCTGCGCGGTGTGTGGCGGGCGCTGTATGGCAGCGAACCCATGGCGGTGCCGCCCTATCGCGCCGATCTGCGCGATCCGCTGAATGCCGGGGCCCTGCGGGTGGCAGCTGAAGCGCTGCTGCTGGTCGAGCATGGCACGCTGGGAACCGGGCAGGTGGTGCTGTTCAGGCTGGCCGGGCACGAACCCAAGCATTGCGGCATCCTGATTTCGCCAACGCGGTTTATCCACGCGCAGGAGCGGCTCGGCGTTGTTGAGGCCAACCTGACCGAAGCCTGGGCGCGCCGGGTCGCGGGGCGGTTCCGGTTTCCGGGGTGCCTTGCTGAGGACTAG
- a CDS encoding DUF2163 domain-containing protein: MRTLDIGLAAHLAQSETTLCHCWKLTRGDGVVLGFTDHDRVLSFDGTDYTPANGLDGSEVPARLGAQVQTSEVLGVLSAEVISEDDILLGRYDGAQVQTWRVNWSDVSQRLLLRRDSIGEVVREDGVFRAELRSAQQGLNATHGRIYQSLCDARVGDARCGVTLAMPSLQGSATVTALDDPYRAVVTGLEGFAEGWFSFGTVLWSDGKRDGLSDAVVNHARLGSADVLAFSTRIGDWVAVGDTFGVTAGCDRRFSTCQAKFDNAVNFRGFPHIPGSDYVLRHPRNGDALDGRAVVP, encoded by the coding sequence ATGAGAACGCTCGATATCGGGCTGGCGGCGCATCTGGCGCAGAGCGAGACCACGCTGTGCCATTGCTGGAAGCTGACGCGGGGCGATGGCGTGGTGCTCGGCTTTACCGATCATGACCGGGTTCTGAGTTTTGATGGCACAGACTATACGCCGGCCAATGGGCTCGATGGCAGCGAGGTGCCGGCGCGGTTGGGCGCGCAGGTGCAGACCAGCGAGGTGCTCGGCGTGCTCAGCGCCGAGGTGATCAGCGAAGACGATATTCTGCTCGGGCGCTATGATGGCGCCCAGGTTCAGACCTGGCGGGTGAACTGGAGCGATGTGAGCCAGCGCCTGCTGCTGCGGCGCGACAGCATTGGCGAGGTTGTGCGCGAGGACGGGGTATTTCGTGCCGAACTGCGCTCGGCCCAGCAGGGGCTTAACGCGACGCATGGCCGGATCTATCAGAGCCTGTGCGATGCCCGTGTGGGCGATGCGCGCTGTGGGGTGACGCTGGCGATGCCCAGCCTGCAGGGCTCTGCCACGGTGACGGCACTGGATGATCCCTATCGCGCGGTCGTGACCGGGCTGGAGGGCTTTGCTGAGGGCTGGTTCAGCTTTGGCACGGTGCTGTGGAGCGATGGCAAACGCGATGGTCTAAGCGACGCGGTGGTGAACCATGCGCGGCTGGGCAGTGCGGATGTGCTGGCGTTCAGCACCCGGATAGGCGACTGGGTGGCGGTGGGCGATACGTTCGGCGTCACTGCGGGTTGCGACCGACGCTTTTCCACCTGTCAGGCCAAGTTCGACAATGCGGTCAATTTTCGTGGCTTCCCGCATATTCCGGGCAGCGACTACGTGCTGCGCCATCCGCGCAATGGCGACGCGCTCGATGGACGGGCGGTGGTGCCGTGA
- a CDS encoding DUF2460 domain-containing protein, with protein MAFHSIRFPLDVALGARGGPERRTDVVTLAGGGEQRNGRWHYSRRRYNAGYGVKSRADMAAVLAFFEERRGRLHGFLWHDGLDFSSAGTMPGPLDQAIGTGDGAQTGFALTKRYGADFDPYLRPITRPVSGSVRVALDGAEQLSGWTVDLTTGLVSFDMAPGLGVAVTAGFLFDVPVRFDTDRLDVELTSFDGAEVPSIPLVEILP; from the coding sequence ATGGCCTTTCATTCCATCCGTTTCCCGCTTGATGTCGCGCTGGGGGCGCGGGGTGGGCCGGAGCGCAGAACCGATGTGGTCACGCTGGCCGGTGGTGGTGAGCAGCGCAATGGACGCTGGCACTATTCGCGGCGGCGCTACAATGCGGGTTATGGCGTCAAATCACGCGCCGATATGGCGGCGGTGCTGGCTTTCTTCGAGGAGCGGCGTGGCCGGCTGCATGGCTTTCTGTGGCATGATGGGCTCGACTTCTCCAGTGCGGGGACAATGCCAGGCCCGCTGGATCAGGCGATCGGCACCGGGGACGGGGCGCAGACCGGCTTTGCACTGACCAAGCGCTATGGCGCTGATTTTGATCCCTATCTGCGGCCCATCACGCGGCCCGTATCGGGTTCGGTGCGGGTGGCGCTCGACGGGGCGGAGCAGCTCAGTGGCTGGACGGTTGATCTGACCACGGGATTGGTCAGCTTTGATATGGCGCCGGGGCTGGGTGTGGCGGTCACCGCCGGGTTTCTGTTTGACGTGCCGGTCCGCTTTGACACCGACCGGCTCGATGTCGAACTGACCAGCTTCGATGGTGCCGAAGTGCCCAGCATTCCGCTAGTGGAGATTCTGCCATGA
- a CDS encoding phage tail tape measure protein, translated as MADDLFADNFRDELSDVSLELDRIGDLADGVARSISNAFRGALSDGKSFKSLLGDIAKSFADIALKAAIRPLGDLVGGMVGNLFAATNPALAGVTPFAKGGVIASPSYFPLGQGLGVMGEAGAEAVLPLQRGSDGRLGVGSGGGGGAINVTFNVTASDARSFAASEAELSAMLLRAVKRGTRAS; from the coding sequence ATGGCCGATGATCTGTTTGCCGACAATTTTCGTGACGAATTGAGCGATGTGTCGCTCGAACTCGACCGCATTGGCGATCTGGCCGATGGCGTTGCCCGCTCCATCAGCAATGCGTTTCGCGGGGCCCTCAGCGACGGCAAGTCGTTCAAATCCCTGCTCGGCGACATCGCCAAGAGCTTTGCCGATATCGCGCTCAAGGCCGCCATTCGGCCGCTGGGCGATCTGGTCGGCGGGATGGTGGGTAATCTTTTTGCCGCGACCAATCCGGCGTTGGCCGGGGTGACACCCTTCGCCAAGGGCGGCGTGATCGCCAGCCCGAGCTATTTCCCGCTCGGGCAGGGACTGGGCGTGATGGGCGAGGCAGGCGCTGAAGCGGTGTTGCCACTGCAGCGCGGCAGTGACGGTCGGCTGGGCGTTGGTAGCGGTGGTGGAGGCGGCGCGATCAATGTGACGTTCAATGTGACGGCCAGTGATGCCCGCAGCTTCGCCGCGAGCGAGGCTGAGCTCAGCGCCATGCTGTTGCGCGCCGTCAAGCGCGGCACGCGCGCGAGCTAG
- a CDS encoding rcc01693 family protein, producing MTPFPWDAAMGFGLGVLRLPARDFWALTPRELAAAWGAIMGAQTGPLSRGDLSDLMERFPDGR from the coding sequence ATGACGCCCTTTCCCTGGGACGCGGCGATGGGTTTTGGGCTGGGCGTGCTGCGCCTGCCAGCCCGCGATTTCTGGGCGCTGACGCCGCGTGAACTGGCAGCGGCCTGGGGCGCCATTATGGGCGCGCAGACCGGTCCGCTCAGCCGTGGCGATCTCAGTGATCTGATGGAGCGTTTCCCCGATGGCCGATGA
- a CDS encoding gene transfer agent family protein, producing the protein MAITQRGEIDAVIGGETLTLCLTLGALAELETRLQAGDLVGLAERFSGGRVSAADLTAILGAGLRGGGNELSDDDLARLSIEGGLKGAAEIAARLLKATFGEGS; encoded by the coding sequence ATGGCCATCACCCAACGCGGAGAAATTGACGCCGTCATTGGCGGCGAGACGCTGACACTGTGCCTGACGCTGGGCGCGCTGGCCGAGCTGGAGACCCGGCTGCAGGCCGGGGATCTGGTGGGACTGGCAGAGCGCTTTTCTGGCGGGCGGGTTTCTGCTGCCGATCTGACCGCCATTCTGGGCGCCGGCCTGCGCGGCGGTGGCAATGAACTCAGCGATGATGATCTGGCACGGTTGAGTATTGAAGGCGGGCTCAAGGGCGCCGCCGAAATTGCTGCACGACTGCTTAAGGCGACCTTTGGAGAAGGCTCATGA
- a CDS encoding phage major tail protein, TP901-1 family: MAAQSGSNMLLKLDQTGSGSFLTVAGLRTRALAFNAAAVDTTDQESAGRWRELLAGGGVKRASVSGAGVFKDGASDAQIRALFFAGTLRDWQLIIPDFGTVTGPFQIVALEFSGDHAGEVTFDLALESAGELSFAAL; the protein is encoded by the coding sequence ATGGCCGCTCAAAGCGGCAGCAACATGCTGCTCAAGCTCGACCAGACCGGGTCGGGCAGTTTTCTCACCGTGGCGGGGCTGCGCACGCGGGCGCTGGCGTTCAATGCTGCGGCCGTCGACACCACCGATCAGGAAAGCGCCGGGCGCTGGCGTGAATTGCTGGCTGGCGGTGGGGTGAAACGCGCCTCGGTGTCGGGTGCCGGGGTATTCAAGGATGGCGCTTCAGACGCGCAGATCCGCGCCCTGTTCTTTGCCGGCACGCTGCGCGACTGGCAGTTGATCATCCCCGATTTCGGCACCGTCACCGGGCCGTTCCAGATCGTGGCGCTGGAATTCTCCGGCGACCATGCCGGCGAGGTGACGTTCGACCTGGCGCTGGAAAGCGCGGGCGAGCTCAGCTTTGCGGCGCTCTAG